In Macaca nemestrina isolate mMacNem1 chromosome 11, mMacNem.hap1, whole genome shotgun sequence, a single window of DNA contains:
- the LOC105473934 gene encoding UDP-GlcNAc:betaGal beta-1,3-N-acetylglucosaminyltransferase 7 isoform X1 codes for MSLWKKTVYRSLCLALGLLVALTVFQRSLTPRQFLQEPLPPTLEPQKAQKPNGQLVNPNNFWKNLQDVAAPTPMASQGPQAWDVTTTNCSANINLTRQPWFKGLEPQFRQFLFYRHCRYFPMLLNHPEKCRGDVYLLVVVKSVITQHDRREAIRQTWGRERESAGRGRGAVRTLFLLGTASKQEERTHYQQLLAYEDRLYGDILQWDFLDTFFNLTLKEIHFLKWLDIYCPHVPFIFKGDDDVFVNPTNLLEFLADRQPQENLFVGDVLQHARPIRRKDNKYYIPGALYSKASYPPYAGGGGFLMAGSLARRLHHACDTLELYPIDDVFLGMCLEVLGVRPMAHEGFKTFGISRNRNSRMNKEPCFFRAMLVVHKLLPPELLAMWGLVHSNLTCSRKLQGRVFCEMPQSPQRPGGPGRRNSTLRRLTGTQQSTPWSPGRESPAGSPQPQACLETAASAPGPRLLAVL; via the exons GAAGAAAACCGTCTACCGGAGtctgtgcctggccctgggccTGCTCGTGGCCCTGACAGTGTTCCAGCGCAGTCTCACCCCTCGTCAGTTTCTGCAGGAGCCTCTGCCACCCACCCTGGAGCCACAGAAGGCCCAGAAACCAAATGGACAGCTGGTGAACCCCAACAACTTCTGGAAGAACCTGCAAGATGTGGCTGCGCCTACACCCATGGCCTCTCAGGGGCCCCAGGCTTGGGACGTGACCACCACTAACTGCTCAGCCAATATCAACTTGACCCGCCAGCCCTGGTTCAAGGGCCTGGAGCCGCAGTTCCGGCAGTTTCTCTTCTACCGCCACTGCCGCTACTTCCCCATGCTGCTGAACCACCCAGAGAAGTGCCGGGGCGATGTCTACCTGCTGGTGGTTGTCAAGTCGGTCATCACGCAGCATGACCGCCGCGAGGCCATCCGCCAGACCTGGGGCCGCGAGCGGGAGTCGGCTGGTAGGGGCCGAGGCGCCGTGCGCACCCTCTTCCTTCTGGGCACGGCCTCCAAGCAGGAGGAGCGCACGCACTACCAGCAGCTGCTGGCCTATGAAGACCGCCTCTACGGCGACATCCTGCAGTGGGACTTTCTCGACACCTTCTTCAACCTAACCCTCAAGGAGATCCACTTCCTCAAGTGGCTGGACATCTACTGCCCCCACGTCCCCTTCATTTTCAAAGGCGATGATGATGTCTTCGTCAACCCCACCAACTTGCTAGAATTTCTGGCTGACCGGCAGCCACAGGAAAACCTGTTCGTGGGCGACGTCCTGCAGCACGCTCGGCCCATCCGCAGGAAAGACAATAAATACTACATCCCCGGAGCCCTGTACAGCAAGGCCAGCTATCCCCCGTACGCAGGTGGTGGTGGCTTCCTCATGGCCGGCAGCCTGGCCCGGCGCCTGCACCATGCCTGCGACACCCTGGAGCTCTACCCGATCGACGATGTCTTTCTGGGCATGTGCCTGGAGGTGCTGGGCGTGCGGCCCATGGCCCACGAGGGCTTCAAGACTTTTGGCATCTCCCGCAACCGCAACAGCCGCATGAACAAGGAGCCGTGCTTTTTCCGCGCCATGCTCGTGGTGCACAAGCTGCTGCCCCCTGAGCTGCTGGCCATGTGGGGGCTGGTGCACAGCAATCTCACCTGCTCCCGCAAGCTCCAG GGAAGAGTCTTCTGTGaaatgcctcagtctccccagagGCCAGGTGGCCCTGGCAGGAGAAACTCAACCCTGCGCAGGCTCACAGGCACCCAGCAGTCCACACCCTGGTCTCCTGGGAGAGAGAGCCCAGCAGGCTCTCCACAGCCCCAGGCCTGCCTGGAGACGGCTGCCTCTGCTCCAGGGCCTCGGCTCCTGGCTGTCCTGTAA
- the LOC105473934 gene encoding UDP-GlcNAc:betaGal beta-1,3-N-acetylglucosaminyltransferase 7 isoform X2 → MSLWKKTVYRSLCLALGLLVALTVFQRSLTPRQFLQEPLPPTLEPQKAQKPNGQLVNPNNFWKNLQDVAAPTPMASQGPQAWDVTTTNCSANINLTRQPWFKGLEPQFRQFLFYRHCRYFPMLLNHPEKCRGDVYLLVVVKSVITQHDRREAIRQTWGRERESAGRGRGAVRTLFLLGTASKQEERTHYQQLLAYEDRLYGDILQWDFLDTFFNLTLKEIHFLKWLDIYCPHVPFIFKGDDDVFVNPTNLLEFLADRQPQENLFVGDVLQHARPIRRKDNKYYIPGALYSKASYPPYAGGGGFLMAGSLARRLHHACDTLELYPIDDVFLGMCLEVLGVRPMAHEGFKTFGISRNRNSRMNKEPCFFRAMLVVHKLLPPELLAMWGLVHSNLTCSRKLQVL, encoded by the coding sequence GAAGAAAACCGTCTACCGGAGtctgtgcctggccctgggccTGCTCGTGGCCCTGACAGTGTTCCAGCGCAGTCTCACCCCTCGTCAGTTTCTGCAGGAGCCTCTGCCACCCACCCTGGAGCCACAGAAGGCCCAGAAACCAAATGGACAGCTGGTGAACCCCAACAACTTCTGGAAGAACCTGCAAGATGTGGCTGCGCCTACACCCATGGCCTCTCAGGGGCCCCAGGCTTGGGACGTGACCACCACTAACTGCTCAGCCAATATCAACTTGACCCGCCAGCCCTGGTTCAAGGGCCTGGAGCCGCAGTTCCGGCAGTTTCTCTTCTACCGCCACTGCCGCTACTTCCCCATGCTGCTGAACCACCCAGAGAAGTGCCGGGGCGATGTCTACCTGCTGGTGGTTGTCAAGTCGGTCATCACGCAGCATGACCGCCGCGAGGCCATCCGCCAGACCTGGGGCCGCGAGCGGGAGTCGGCTGGTAGGGGCCGAGGCGCCGTGCGCACCCTCTTCCTTCTGGGCACGGCCTCCAAGCAGGAGGAGCGCACGCACTACCAGCAGCTGCTGGCCTATGAAGACCGCCTCTACGGCGACATCCTGCAGTGGGACTTTCTCGACACCTTCTTCAACCTAACCCTCAAGGAGATCCACTTCCTCAAGTGGCTGGACATCTACTGCCCCCACGTCCCCTTCATTTTCAAAGGCGATGATGATGTCTTCGTCAACCCCACCAACTTGCTAGAATTTCTGGCTGACCGGCAGCCACAGGAAAACCTGTTCGTGGGCGACGTCCTGCAGCACGCTCGGCCCATCCGCAGGAAAGACAATAAATACTACATCCCCGGAGCCCTGTACAGCAAGGCCAGCTATCCCCCGTACGCAGGTGGTGGTGGCTTCCTCATGGCCGGCAGCCTGGCCCGGCGCCTGCACCATGCCTGCGACACCCTGGAGCTCTACCCGATCGACGATGTCTTTCTGGGCATGTGCCTGGAGGTGCTGGGCGTGCGGCCCATGGCCCACGAGGGCTTCAAGACTTTTGGCATCTCCCGCAACCGCAACAGCCGCATGAACAAGGAGCCGTGCTTTTTCCGCGCCATGCTCGTGGTGCACAAGCTGCTGCCCCCTGAGCTGCTGGCCATGTGGGGGCTGGTGCACAGCAATCTCACCTGCTCCCGCAAGCTCCAGGTGCTCTGA